The Hordeum vulgare subsp. vulgare chromosome 4H, MorexV3_pseudomolecules_assembly, whole genome shotgun sequence genomic interval TTCTTTGAAATTATAATCTGTTGAGGATAACTAAACAGTAGTATTTGCTTCTATTCTCATCTTATTCTTTGTTTCACATTGCGGTTTCCTTGTAGGACCACTGAGGGCTACAGTCCAGAAATGGCTTCTTCAGAAAAAAGAATGTTCTGAGAGGAACACTTTGTTGGACGAGCTTATTGATTTCCCGAGCACCTTCATGAAACAAAGTGGCGTAGAAGGGTCGTATTTATATGATGACGAGGATATGGGTGCATGGGAAGCTGAAGCACGGAGGTGGGCCAGGACCCTTCTTCTTGTAACCTCAGAGGAACATCATTTCGAGCAAATATTTACGGTATATTTGCTTGTCGCCTGCATTTATGTCTCTAGAAAGCATACAATGCTATTGAGTAAATATGTTCTCTTTGGATATGTCTATTATGCTCATTTGTGGAAGCTGAATGTATAGCTGGCCTGGTCTGTCGCCTATCAGTAGGCTATGATACTTACACCTGCATTGAACTTATGTTTTCCCTCTTGTGTAACTGAAATTAACTTTTGCTTAAAATATCCTCTTTTGCAGTTCCTGAAGGAATGTGGTAACAAGCTTTCTGAACATTCTCCAACGAGAAAATGTGTTGACGTTAagtattttatcattattatatgcttgatcgaggagcttgAAGTGAGACAAAAAAAGCTTGTTCACCAAAATAATGCCATCGCTAGTGGAGGTTCAGATATGACAAATGGATTAGAGCACCGTGCTCTCACCCAGAATTTTGAAaaatctttgctttcagttctggtAACCTTTTTCTTCTTTATAAAATGTAACTTCTGACCCTTTCTCTAAATGGGCCTTTATGTATTATCTTTCATATGTCTTACTGTAGGAAAATATGGTGGCCTTCAGCAAGCAATCTTGCTCAGTTTTCTGGTTAAAAAATACAGACAACATGGATTTACCATGTTCTATCAAAGGAAAGCTCGGAGGTCCAAGTCAGCGTCGTTTAGCTACTGTTATAACCTCTTCAGTGTTGCAGTGTGTATGTCCCTTCCTAATAATTTTAGTTGAGATGATAGCATTTAGCTATCTGGTTGGTTATATTAATTGCTTGTAAAAGGTCCCATTTAGCATGGTTCATGTTGTCTTCCAGAGATGGTGTTATGTTACTTATGCAGCAAATAAGATACAAAGATATTTTTCAGGGATATAGTATAATTAACTGATTTGATAAGGGATTACTATGTCACTGTGCTAATCAAACACATTTTTCTTTTTGTACTGTTCTTTTGAACCATGCTAATGTTGTCAAACTTAACTCTTGCAAGTTGCAATTGTGGAGTGTATATTCTTCAATAGTTCAATTGATCAGAATTTGTGTTTCTCTTCTATTCTCTATGTACGATGCAATAATATCACTACTGTTCATAACCCCCCCTCCCCCCTTCCCATGCCTCTGTTCTGGAGAAAGTAATTTAGGGTGGCTAGATCTCCTGTCAGAGGGTACCACATTTTGCCTTCGCTTTAAAGTGCCCCGCACCATTTAATCATATAACTTTGCTAACTTCTATTGTAATATTTCACAGATTTGGTCTGTAAGGTGCGTTAGTTCTGTTGTTTCATGGTGTAACCACTACACCTCTGATGTTTCTCTTCATTCAGCATTTTCATTCCTCTGGGAGTTCTGTTGGGAAGTGATCCAGCATTGTACTTATGCAACTGAGGTTGGTTGCTTTTTTAATGTTTGGCTGAATATATATTTGTCAGTGGCTTGCAGTTTCTCTATACAAGTATTAATGGCTGATTAATTATTATTTTCCTGACAAGACTGGAGCTGAACTTCACCTGGCAGCTTATGAAGCTCTAGCTTATGTTCTAGCAGCTCTATCTACTGCTCCCTTTTCTCAGTTTCTGGATTTTGTGGAAACAAAGCAAAAAAATCAAACCATCATATTATCATTGGATCTTCTGGCGACCACTTTTCTTGGTAATATCAACAATCTCCTTACAAATGGAGTCTTAACACGAAGCAGACGAGCTGTTTTAATGTGTTGGAAGGTGAGAATAACTCTTGCTTCCCTTTGTAGTGTGCATGCCTTTGTTCTCTAGATACAAAATACATAATTTCAACAGCTCCTAATTATTGATTTTGATTTAGTGGCTTTGTGTAGACTCGCTTTTATCCATTTCTTGCTGCTGTGATGAGAATGAATCTCAGATGAAGACATTAGGCTCCTTTTATTCAGATTCAACCCTCCAATCCATCTTTCTTGATATTACTGAAAGGTGAGATAACATTCCTTTGCAGTTTCTTTATTCTATATGTATAGTTGGTAAACCAAATTGTGGGAGTATTGCCTGAGGAAATGTTCAAAACCACACTCACTACTTATTTACCTATATTTGAGGGACCCTAGCATGGTTGATAGTTGCAACATTTTCAGTACTTGTTTCCCGAGCGTAATTTTGTGAATATTTATAGCATTTCTTTACTAATTCAGTACCCAAGTTATCTAAAGGAGTGAATAATAGCATTCAATTGGTCTATTTTTTTCTAGTAATAGATACTGGTGTTATTGTTTAAAGTTTGAACATGGTTatatttttctttgtttctttttatCTTGTTTTCTGTAAATACTTCCAACTTATATTTGTGAGATGCTTATTGATTTATCTTTTTTACTTGTATCTGACTTATTTATTTTTAATCTTTGCAGTCTTGAAAATGCTGGTGAGAATTCTGTTGTTTCTATCCTTAGATGCGTGAGGTCTGTTTTGGGGCTTATACACTTAAATAGGAGCAATCGAAATGTATCGTCTCTGGGCATCAGTTATGAGGTATTATTTGTGGTGCCTTTTTTGTGTATGCCACTATAGCTATTTAATGTCTAAATCGTAGctgcttagagcaactccaaccgcacgacccaaacggacgcgcgctTTGTACgccttttgtccgtttgggtcggcgtgtCCGCCCCCTGTTGCAAATGGGTTGGCCGTgcgcccaacgcgccgacccattttTCGTCCGCGCTTAACATTTTTCGAAGGTAAAAAAGGCCCGCGGCCACAGATCAGGCCAGCCGCCATGCCAGCGCCAAGATTTCACGCCGGTGATATGCCAGCGACCGACATACATATGCCAGCCTACAAAAAAAACCGCAATTTTCGAGCTGGGCGCACTTGCTAGTGGGCTGGCACACATGCCAGCACACAAATGAGGATGTATTTCCACCACGCCATCTCGTTCGTGGTCATCATGCCCGCACACCACGGCATGGATCACTCGTCATCGAGGTTGAGCATGTCGGCCATCGTGCCCAGCCATGAAAGGGGTGCGGCCATCCTGGCTTTGCGTCTCGTCGGGATCGAAGGGAATGCCGCTGCCACCACCTTCGTAGATGAGGCTCTCCATGAACACGCGGTTGGCCTCTTCTTCTGGAGCTGGCATTCTGTCGAACAGGTTGCGGGCGTTCCCCAGGGTGTCGGCTGGGAGCTTGCGAGGCCGTTTGCGCGCACCCCCGGAGGACGGTCCACCCTCCATAGGCATCGCGTTGAGATCGATGGCCACGAGCCCTGGCGTGGCAGGCGCGACCACGCTCACCTCCGGCAAACCGGAGCCCGTAGAGTTGGACAACCGGGAGGTTTGCGGGTGCTGTCGTTCGAAGCCTTGCCCTGCGGCGCGGTGGACATGTCACATGCGCGACGACAGCGGCGGCAATGAGCCGTTGCTGGCCGCGGACACAACGGCAACGATGAGCCCGTGTTGGCCTAGGTTCAACCCTAGCATCAGCAGGGTTTGCCTTGTGGCGGCAAAGATGAGCCGGTGGTTCTTTGTGGCTCTGGCCTCCCGATCTATGGTGGCGGTGATGCTGGACGCGGTCGCGGCCTCCTCCCTGGCCTCTTGCTCATGCCGGCGGTGCTTCCTCCTCGCCGATTGGACGACACCCTCCTCAGACGTCCGAACCTTCTTCTTCCTGGTCGTCTCCAGCCCTTTGCGCCCGCGGAGACGGGACCGGCggaggcgagggaggcgaggcctGCAGCGGCATCGAGGGTCGGCGCGTCGTCGTCTATGGCGCGCGCGCGAGTGGGCGGGAGGTTATTGGGAAATTGGAGGGAAATGGTGGCGCTGTGCCACCGACTGGCGGGCCAGGGGGATGAGAAGGGCGGGCGTCCGTCCCGTGTCCGTGCCGACGCAAATCCGGCCCAAATTTGAGCCTGGAATGGGTCGGGGGCAAACAAAAAGCGGACGCGCGTCCCTTTGGGTCGACGTGTTGGGTGGTGTTTTCTGTGCGCAGCGACCCAAACGGACACGCGCGAACGAAATGGGTCGcgcggttggagttgctcttacacTAGAAGGTATTCACATGTGTATTCTTGGGTTGGCTTTATGCGTCAGCGTCACACCCAGTGGTACTATATTCACATGAACAATCTTTCTCCCTCAGATCCATATTACTTGGTGCTTAAACAGATGTATCTAGCACTTAAATACGTCTGGATACATCCATTTGAgcgacaagtaatatggatcgAAGGGAGTATTAGTTTACAACATATCAACAGTCAAAGTTAAGGAAGTTGGACTGTTTGACAGCTCGAGTTTTAAAATATAAAACGCCATATAATTTTGGATGTGTGGGGTAAGTTTATTTTCTTCAACTTCAGCTTGTTTATATGGCATTGATATCTCATGTTTATTTGCTGCAGATGATGATGCAATTGGTAAAGTCTTCCTGGGTCTTGCACCTTAGctgcaataagcgccgagtggcaCCAATTGCTGCACTACTGTCCGCAATATTGCACCCATCAATATTCCCCAATTTAGAAATGCACCACACAAATGAAAAAGGGCCAGGCCCTTTGAAATGGGTAAGTTCTGACACATATGTTCTGTATTAAGTCACTGTCTTCTTGCTTAACACACCCCCGCTCTGAAAACTGTAGAGGAGGCCCTGACAGTATATTATTGTTTTTTAATTGAAGGGACAGTAAAATAAATgggtacttgctgctgctgttgtgtgTCTTTTCATAGCCTGTTCTGCTAAAGTAGCACTGTTTTGTGCGTGACCTGTGTATGCATAATACTCAGGCATGCTTTTAGTTACTTTTCACTGGCAAGCCTTCTCCTCATATGATTCTTGTTATATATGTTACGAATGACTAAATGAAACCTAACGGCTGGAAAGCCTGGCCTGTGTGCTAGAGGGAATCAGGAGAACACTAGAATGCTGAGTAACAAAAGTGGTGGTCCACAAAATATCGTCACCTCAATTTCACCTGTTCCCCAGCTTGATCTTGTTCTGTTCTGTCAATAGATTAGATAACATCTTTATGTAATTTGTCAATGGATAATAAAGTTGTTCTTTTTAGTACTACTTTTTTTTTCATATTATAACTGATAAGACATGATGTACCACTGTAACTCTTTTTTTTCCCCAGTTTGTCGAGACTCTTCTTAATGAAGGTTCAAAGAGTCCTCGAACTATTCGTCTAGCAGCTTTGCACTTGAGTGGTCTATGGTTGATGTACCCAAAAACTATTAGATTTTACATGGAGGAACTTAAGCTATTAGCATTATATGGATCTGGTATGTTATACAATTTATTTTCGAATAATTTCTTTATGCTTGTCTTCTTTCTTTTCGCTCATGCCTTTGTAATAAGGCCTGGTGATATGTTGTTGTCTATTCTAACTTTCTTTTCATATGAACTTAAAATAGTGGCATtcgatgaagattttgaagctgaACTGTCCGAAAATCACGAGGCAAGATTTGAAGTTTCCATGCTAGCACAAAGTCCAGACCGTGAATTCACAGAGGTAAACCTTGAAACCTGGGGGTACAAGACGTATATATTACCTTCATAAGTTAATCAGTATAATTACTGTGCCTTTTCAACTGTTCATTTGTTAAGAATAGTATATTGCAATGTAATGGAATATGGCGTAGTGTACGCTctaattttgtttgttttgtttttaacagGTTTTTTAAAACTGTTATAACACTAATGGCATGAAATAATTTAAACCTTTTCCTTTCTTTTAAATTGCCAACCTAGCAATTAAATACATTGCCGATTCTATTGCAGGTGTTCATTAATACAGAATTGTATGCCCGTGTTTCAGTTGCTGCTCTATTTCATCAGCTATGGAAACAAATCAAAGAAAAGAGCAAACTGGAGACAGAAGAAGCTCTTCAATGTGGCAAACTATTTTTACTGAAACTTCTGGATTCAGCGGTACCGTTTTCAGACATAAGTTCTATCTGTGGGCCAGGATTTGCCATCTTATGCAATCTTGTCTCAAGTTTTCTATATGCTGTCATTGTACCTTACTCGACAACCAGTATGGTTATACCATGTCAAAGTCTTTGGATGCTTTTTCTACATATTTCCAGTGAATTTTGATGTGCCAAATACCACTTTAGCAACTATACGACATACAACCAGATTCTGAAACTTGTCTGATGTTACAAACTTGCCGATCATGCTTAGTTCTGAAGGCCTGCTTAAATGAGTGATTTCTGATGCTTTGTATTTGCTCTGTTTCTACAGGTGAATGACAATGATCTCTCGAAAGAACTTTATAAAAAATACAGCAGTGTAAGCATGTTCCTTTGTATTGAAAACCTTGCTATTTTGCACCATATTTCTCAAGCATCCATACTTATCAGGTACATAGGCGCAAAGTTCGTGTGTGgcagatgatatgtgttttgtcaCACTATGTAGAGGAAGACATAGTTGAGGAAGTGACATCTAGTGTTCACACCTGTCTTTACGTAAGGATATTCTTAATCTTATGTGCTTTGCACTTTTACTTTATTatgtatataatatatatatatatctagactTTCTGTAGATTGCTTCAAACAGGTCGAATAGTCTTTAGTTTTTCTCTTTAGAGTTTAAATTCTTATGGATTTAGCACATTTAGATATCAATTTAGAGATGTAGAACATTTAGAGATCAATTTGTTTTCCATGCATAATTTCTATTTTATGCAATTGTATATAATACAAACCTGTCTCGAGTTTAATTTCTTAAGGATCTAGAACATTTAGAGATCAATTGATTTTCCATGCATAATTGCCATTTTACTGCAGTGCAAGGTCAAATGACACACTTTCTTCTGTGCAGAGAAATAACCTACCTGCTGTCCGGCAGTACTTGGAGACGTTTGCTATACTTATTTGCTTAAAATTTCCAACACTGGTGAGAGCTCCTTCATGTCAATGCTTGTTGACCTGTGTGACCAGTACACACTTTAGATGTCAGTAGAATCTCCTTGTCTGCAACTATTGACCTTTCTGATGATTATTATTTGCAGGCTGAAGCACAGCTTGTTCCTATTTTTCATGACCACGGAATGCGCCAACAGGTAAACATTTGGTGAGATGCCTTTCCATTTTGGTCTGTATATTTATACATCTCCTTTTTGCAGGCACTATCTTCATATGTTTTTATAGCAGCAAACGTGATCCTCCATTCAGGGGAGCTGGTTGTCCAGAGAAACCATCTGAATCAACTGTTTCCTCCAATAATTTCATTTTTAACATCCCATCATCACAGTCTACGTAGTTTCACTCAGGTAAAACTATATACTTGAAAATTATGCGGGGCTACATTTTTCTCAAGCGTTATATTGTACCAGTCGACTGAAGATCTATATTGTACCACAGCTACTTGTCCACACTGTTTTTTCCAAGTTGTGGCATATTTTGCAACTAGAAAGCTCAGAAAATCCATCCATCGAGAGGAGGTGCTTTCAAGATTTGAAAAAGTATCTAGCAGAGAATACCGACTGCGCAAGGTACATCCACATACTctgttttcttttgtttattaGCTAGGCTATATATACTGGCATCACCCTATTAAAACTTCTCTCAATGTACCATCAGGAGTGTAGTGAGGAACTTATATACCCTACGTGATTTCCTTTTTTAAATCTAGAAAAAGGTCCTCAAGGTGTTAATATAATTTTCTTCTTGAATGTCTCTATCATCATATGTTTTGTTTTCAGGCTAAGAGTTTCAATCGAAGGTTTCCTTGATGTTTTTGATCCTGATATATCTGGGACTCCACCGGGAATATTTACAGCTCGCATTGAGGTTCGTTGTATTCTCTGTCTCCAAGAAATTTAAGGCCACTGCTCATCTTGTCAGGAAGTGAGTAACATGGAGGATTCTAGGGCTGTTATTATGTTTTTTTATGCAGCACTGAACCTTTCAGCATTTCTGTTATAATTCTGAATATGCTGTTTTTTTAATGCAGTCGTCTGGCTTTGAATGTGTTCCAGTGTCGGTGCTGGAGCGAGTAAATAACTTTCTGAATGTAAGCACTTGCACTTGAGCTATCTTGTTGGGTTGGCTTGGAACTGCATTTCCCTAATGATTTAGCTGTATGTATGTAATATCAGGACGTGAGGGAGGAGCTGAGGCATTCTATGATAAAGGATTCAGCAACAATCAAGAATGAGGGCCTGGCGGTAAGAAAACATGTGGAGGGCACGGACGAGAAGATAGTAGCCAGTCAAGATTTCCAGAAGAAGATCATACCCAACCGGAACTCGGAGCAAGCTCCAAGCAGCAATGGCGCAGTCATGGGCAACAACGACATCTCACGACTGCTCTTTGAGATGGAGGAAGACGACGACACGTTCAACCTGGCGGTGGAGTCAAGGAAGGAGGCGGTGGAGACGGTGAGGCAGAGCCGGCAGGATCTGATCGTGGTGGCGTCACTGGTGGAGCGGGTCCCAAACCTGGCGGGGCTGACCCGGACGTGCGAGATATTCAGGGCTGGCGGGCTGGCTGTGGGAGACATGGGGGTGGTCCAAGACAAGCAGTTCCGGCTGATCAGCGTGACAGCGGAGAAGTGGGTGCCGATGGTGGAGGTGCCGGCGGAGAGCGTGAGGGCCTTCTTGCAGAGGAAGCGGGCGGAGGGGTACACGGTGGTGGGGCTGGAGCAGACGGCCAACAGCGTGTCGCTGGATGAGTTCGCGTTCCCGGAGAAGACGGTGGTGGTGCtgggcagggagaaggagggcatCCCGGTGGACATCATCCAGGAGGCGGTGGACGTGTGCGTCGAGATCCCGCAGCTGGGCGTCGTCCGGTCGCTCAACGTCCATGTCAGCGCCGCCATCGCCATCTGGGACTACACTCGCCAGCAGCGggcccgctcctcctcctcctcctcgcggtaGGTAGCTTCCCGCTCTTCCTTGTTGGAGTGTAAATCAGCCATGCTTGTTGTTGTAAGATGCATGGACCTGAACATCCATGGCAAAAACTAGTCATGAACCTTAGTCAGGACTAGATTGTTAGATTTATGAACTGAATTGGTCATGACGAAAATTCTTTGGCAAGAAAATTTTAACTGCTCTTGCTCTCCATCGTCCATTAATTAATGTCGTTGCTTCTTCCTTCAAGTACTCAACCATTTGGAGAGAAATTTGACCAGGCAACTGTATATCTGGTTGACGTAATCATATGATACGTATTAGGTGCGTTAATGCATGGATCGACGCGCCATGATTTCTTCCTTGTTTGACACAATCAAAACTATTGCTCATAGAAATTGTTACTAAGAGGTCTACATCACATGGAGTACCTTAATTTGCTTCTCTATTTATTAAAGGGAAAAACGTGTATCAAAGATTTGAATATGGCTGACCACATCTCAAAAGTTTATGCAGACTAATCTAGTCGGCAGCCAAAGACCATTTCTATCCGTTGGGCGGTTCCACTTGACTATGTCCATTACTCATGAGTTCCACCTGCTCGCCATGCCTATATAAAAACATACATCCCCAGCATGTTCCAACCATCACTCACCCAACAAACATCTCAGGAATATAGGAGAAAACAAGACCCAAAGGAGCTGAAAAAATGGCATCCTCCCCTACCTTCCTTCTCCTCGTTGCTCTTTTCGCCTTGATCTCATGGCAGGCTGTTGCCTCCGACCCTGGCCCGCTCCAGGACTTTTGTGTTGCCGACATGCATTCACCAGGTACTGCTTACTTCCCGCTTTCCCGTCGTACTATCACCAAGAAATGAATTTCTGAAAATTACCTGTATGTTAAAATCACTTCCTAGTAATACCTAAGCTTACACCCTACATCTCCTCTATGCACCAGTGCGTGTCAATGGGTTTGTTTGCAAGAACCCGATGGATGTCAACGCTGATGACTTCTTCAAGGCAGCCGCCCTCGACAAGCCTAGGGTGACCAACAAGGTTGGGTCCAACGTTACCTTGATCAACGTCATGCAGATTGCTGGACTCAACACCCTCGGCATCTCAATTGCACGCATCGACTATGCTCCTTTGGGTCAGAACCCACCACACACGCACCCTCGTGCCACTGAGATCCTCACGGTACTCGAGGGGACACTGTATGTCGGATTTGTCACGTCCAACCTGCCCGCCCCCAACAGAAACAAGTTCCTCTCCAAGGTGCTCAACAAAGGTGATGTGTTTGTCTTCCCCATGGGGCTCATTCACTTTCAGTTCAACCCCAACCCCCACCAGCCCGCCGTTGCCATTGCCGCGCTCAGCAGCCAGAACCCAGGGGCTATCACAATTGCCAATGCTGTTTTTGGGTCAGACCCAACAATATCAGATGATGTTCTTGCCAAGGCGTTTCAGGTGGAAAAGAATACAATAGATTGGCTCCAGGCTCAGTTCTGGGAGAACAACCAAAACTAAGTCAGGCATTGGGTGATTACCCGGAAGATTAGTGCATAAACCAAGGAATTAGTTAAGTTTCTAGACATGCATCATAAGCTGTAAAATTAATGGAGCATATGTCAGGCCGGTGTGTGTATGTAaacattgaatgcatttcttcctTCCAAATAATTGACAATACCATTTTTTTATCACACTGATATGATCTCATATGCTTTTTTGGTTATGATGTCTCGTATTTCTCACAACAAATCAAAATTTCGGTTCTTTTCCCCTTGTTCTAAAACAATAGATGATTAGGTTAAAAAAGAAACAATACACAATTATGTGGTAATTTAAATATGTTTGATGCTAGGGTTGAACACCTACGACTTTCTTGCAATACATGTGAAGTATGCGATGGTTGGAGCCCGATTGTGCTCAAGATTGAAACGTGAAAGTTGAGTGTGCGAAAGTTGCTTCCTTGAGTCGTTGTTCTGGTATCTCGCTTTCTGGTGCATGCAATAGGAAATTTACGGTTCCTATGTAATGTTTTAGATTCATGTTGGTTCAAACTCTTGCAAGTTCGATTGGCGGATGCTTTGATGGGAGTTAATGAGGTGATTCGTTTTATCAAAAAACTCGTAGCATTATTTGTTTTTCTTAAGTTGAGAACTAGAAATACTCCCTCGATTCCTAAATATAGATCTTTGTAGAGGTTCCTAcatggactatatacggatgtgtgtagacatattttagagtgtacgtTCACTCCTTtttctccgtatgtagtccatattaaaatctctagaaatacttatatttaagaaGAGAGGGAGTACGATTTTCACCAAGTTCTAGAACCTGGACATACCGGAGACCAGGTTCAAAAAATCAGCTCCATCAATATACAGAATAAACGATTATTACCTACccccttgcccccccccccccccccccaaaaaaaacagATTATAATTTGAGTTGCTTGTTTGTAACAAGCTTGTCATAGAAGTATTTTATCCCTAAAACGTACTTCGGCCTGCTTCCCATACATAAAGTCCAATGCTTACAAGGTGTGGAGGAAATCATCATACACGATGATGGAAGAAAGCTTGGCAAAACAAGCCAAACATGCTAACAAGCACATGAAGTGCACAATTAGATGCCTCCAACATGCCatcgagaggaagaacatgagaggtTGGACCAACTGAAGATTCAACTAGCACCACTGGCGACATTCAACCACGCGCCAGTTGGAGGAAAATGCTGGACTTCATCGCGCCATCGCCAGCCAATGGATGTCGAAGAGGACCATCTAACTAAAGCAAGGAACGTTGACTGCGAGCAGACATGATGAAAGGATGACGTTGTTGCGTGTAGAAGATAGGTGCAAGAAAAACCGTGAGTCACGGGAGGTGAGGTAGGGTCAATTGTTTCGTCATACCGTTCCAAACAAGCCACCACAAATGAAGGACAACTGCACTCACTAGTGACTCCCCGAAGAGGGTCACGACGCAATACGCCGCCACCATCCATCTGTATGTGCGCATAAGGGTTTTCACCTTGAG includes:
- the LOC123450090 gene encoding germin-like protein 8-5; this translates as MASSPTFLLLVALFALISWQAVASDPGPLQDFCVADMHSPVRVNGFVCKNPMDVNADDFFKAAALDKPRVTNKVGSNVTLINVMQIAGLNTLGISIARIDYAPLGQNPPHTHPRATEILTVLEGTLYVGFVTSNLPAPNRNKFLSKVLNKGDVFVFPMGLIHFQFNPNPHQPAVAIAALSSQNPGAITIANAVFGSDPTISDDVLAKAFQVEKNTIDWLQAQFWENNQN